A portion of the Pedobacter cryoconitis genome contains these proteins:
- a CDS encoding adenylate kinase codes for MLNFVLFGPPGAGKGTQSQKLIDRYQLIHISTGDLFRAHITNQSPLGKQVSALIADGQLVPDEITIAMLEEEVDKNPEAKGFIFDGFPRTVAQAAALDEFLESKDSSIAVVIALDVDQVELTKRIAERQKLTNRVDDHADKLQKRIDEYFSKTVHVLPYYEAQDKLRKVNGIGQIDEIFAELCEVLDKY; via the coding sequence ATGCTAAATTTTGTTCTCTTTGGCCCACCGGGTGCAGGTAAAGGCACCCAATCACAAAAATTGATTGATCGTTATCAATTGATACATATTTCTACTGGTGATCTTTTTAGAGCACACATTACTAATCAAAGCCCGCTTGGTAAACAAGTGAGTGCGCTTATAGCAGACGGACAGCTTGTCCCGGATGAGATTACGATTGCTATGCTGGAAGAAGAAGTAGATAAGAATCCTGAAGCTAAAGGATTTATCTTTGACGGTTTCCCGAGAACAGTAGCTCAGGCAGCAGCATTAGATGAGTTTTTGGAAAGTAAGGATAGTTCTATCGCAGTTGTAATTGCATTGGACGTTGACCAGGTTGAACTGACCAAACGGATTGCCGAACGTCAGAAGTTAACCAATAGGGTTGATGATCATGCAGACAAGTTACAAAAGCGTATTGATGAGTATTTCAGCAAAACAGTTCACGTTTTGCCATATTATGAAGCACAGGACAAATTAAGAAAAGTAAACGGCATAGGCCAGATCGATGAGATCTTTGCTGAGTTGTGCGAAGTGCTTGATAAATATTAA
- the obgE gene encoding GTPase ObgE, translated as MSQGSNFVDYVKICCRSGKGGSGSSHLHRDKMTSTGGPDGGDGGRGGHIILRGNAQFWTLLHLKYRKHILATDGGPGSSSTSTGKSGKDEYLDVPLGTIAKDAETGEDLFEITEDGQTEILTAGGRGGLGNWHFKTSTLQTPRFAQPGESGTEQWVVLELKVLADVGLVGFPNAGKSTLLSVVSAAKPEIADYPFTTLVPNLGIVSYRANKSFVMADIPGIIEGASKGKGLGYRFLRHIERNSVLLFMVPADTNRTITEEYEILKSELLDYNPELMQKPHLLAITKSDMLDDELVAEIKKDLPANIPSVFISSVAQKGLVELKDMIWQAIDADQTSPLPK; from the coding sequence ATGTCACAGGGTTCGAATTTTGTAGATTATGTTAAGATATGCTGCCGTTCAGGAAAAGGAGGGTCAGGTTCTTCGCATTTACACCGTGATAAGATGACCTCAACAGGTGGTCCGGATGGTGGTGATGGTGGTAGAGGCGGACATATTATCCTGAGAGGGAACGCTCAGTTCTGGACCCTTTTACACTTAAAATACCGCAAGCATATTCTTGCTACCGATGGCGGACCTGGTTCAAGTTCTACTAGTACAGGTAAGTCTGGTAAAGACGAATACCTTGATGTTCCTCTGGGGACTATCGCTAAAGATGCTGAAACCGGAGAAGATCTTTTTGAAATTACTGAAGACGGACAAACTGAAATCCTGACTGCAGGAGGTAGGGGAGGACTTGGAAACTGGCATTTTAAAACTTCTACTTTACAGACCCCGCGTTTCGCACAACCTGGAGAGTCAGGTACCGAACAATGGGTCGTGCTTGAATTGAAAGTTTTAGCTGACGTTGGTTTAGTTGGGTTCCCGAATGCTGGAAAATCTACTTTGCTTTCTGTCGTTTCAGCAGCAAAACCTGAAATCGCTGATTACCCATTTACAACACTTGTCCCTAACCTGGGGATTGTTTCTTACCGTGCGAATAAATCATTCGTCATGGCTGATATTCCTGGGATTATTGAAGGTGCATCTAAAGGAAAAGGTTTAGGGTACCGTTTCTTACGTCACATTGAACGTAATTCTGTACTCTTATTTATGGTTCCTGCAGATACCAACAGAACGATCACAGAAGAGTACGAAATTCTTAAATCAGAATTGCTTGACTATAACCCGGAGTTAATGCAAAAACCTCATTTATTGGCAATCACTAAATCTGATATGCTGGACGATGAGCTGGTAGCTGAAATTAAGAAAGATCTTCCTGCAAATATTCCTTCAGTATTTATTTCTTCAGTTGCACAAAAAGGGCTTGTGGAGTTAAAGGATATGATTTGGCAGGCGATTGATGCTGATCAGACCTCTCCTTTGCCAAAATAA